A stretch of the Streptomyces sp. NBC_01428 genome encodes the following:
- a CDS encoding RtcB family protein, with product MSYVEVPGAKVPIRMWTDPASVEDVALRQLQNVATLPWIKGLAVMPDVHYGKGATVGSVIAMRDAVCPAAVGVDIGCGMSAVRTSLTANDLPGDLSRLRSKIEQAIPVGRGMHDSPITPYAFHGLPTAGWDDFWGRFDGVADAVKFRQERALKQMGTLGSGNHYIELLFDSDGVVWLTLHSGSRNIGKELAEHHIGVAQKLPHNHGLVDRDLAVFVADTPQMAAYRNDLFWAQEYAKNNRTLMMALLKDVVRKEFKKAKPTFEPEISCHHNYVAEERYEGMDLLVTRKGAIRAGSGEYGIIPGSMGTSSYIVKGLGNEKAFNSASHGAGRRMSRNAAKRRFTTKDLEEQTRGVECRKDSGVVDEIPGAYKPIEQVMEQQRDLVEVVAKLKQFICVKG from the coding sequence ATGTCGTACGTAGAGGTACCGGGTGCGAAGGTTCCCATCCGTATGTGGACCGACCCGGCGTCGGTCGAGGACGTGGCACTCCGTCAGCTCCAGAACGTGGCGACCCTGCCCTGGATCAAGGGGCTCGCCGTCATGCCGGACGTCCACTACGGCAAGGGTGCGACGGTCGGCTCCGTCATCGCGATGCGGGACGCGGTGTGCCCGGCCGCGGTGGGTGTCGACATCGGCTGCGGCATGTCCGCCGTCCGGACGTCCCTCACGGCCAACGACCTGCCGGGCGACCTGTCCCGCCTCCGCTCCAAGATCGAGCAGGCGATCCCGGTCGGCCGCGGCATGCACGACTCCCCGATCACCCCGTACGCCTTCCACGGCCTGCCCACCGCGGGCTGGGACGACTTCTGGGGGCGGTTCGACGGAGTGGCCGATGCGGTCAAGTTCCGTCAGGAACGGGCACTGAAGCAGATGGGAACGCTCGGATCCGGAAATCACTACATCGAGCTTTTGTTCGATTCTGATGGCGTCGTATGGCTCACGCTGCACTCCGGATCCCGGAATATCGGCAAGGAACTGGCCGAGCACCACATCGGCGTGGCCCAGAAGCTCCCGCACAACCACGGGCTTGTCGACCGTGACCTCGCCGTCTTCGTCGCCGATACCCCTCAGATGGCGGCGTACCGCAACGACCTGTTCTGGGCCCAGGAGTACGCGAAGAACAACCGGACGCTCATGATGGCGCTTCTGAAGGACGTGGTCCGTAAGGAGTTCAAGAAGGCGAAGCCGACGTTCGAGCCGGAGATCTCCTGCCACCACAACTATGTCGCGGAGGAGCGGTACGAGGGCATGGACCTGCTCGTCACGCGCAAGGGCGCCATCCGTGCGGGCTCCGGTGAGTACGGGATCATCCCGGGCTCAATGGGCACCAGTTCGTACATCGTCAAGGGTCTCGGCAACGAGAAGGCCTTCAACTCGGCGTCGCACGGTGCCGGTCGGCGCATGAGCCGTAACGCCGCGAAGCGCCGCTTCACGACGAAGGACCTGGAGGAGCAGACGCGAGGCGTGGAGTGCCGTAAGGACTCGGGCGTCGTGGACGAGATCCCGGGCGCCTACAAGCCGATCGAGCAGGTGATGGAGCAGCAGCGGGACCTCGTGGAGGTCGTGGCGAAGTTGAAGCAGTTCATCTGTGTGAAGGGCTGA
- a CDS encoding DUF3558 domain-containing protein, with product MQRKAYVPGAAVLLAALLAGCTGASDDGGSPTDSKGGDTGTTAVAAQPGKYRTLPEACGAVDHDTLDALLPGIGQLPDAAQQEQAYEGEAALTYDTDRRDGCSWKVESASATDHLSIAFERVVSYDNTVSDDNKAEELYSTQETAADLPEPAATGSDASSSPGGDAGTPSGDAGSSDSGGGNDSGGSGSEPTPSGSGSPAETSAALQPRVLDDLADQAFLNDKLSAGSSTARQRTVTVVFRTSNVIVTIEYAEQPTASGGVPDSEEMQDRARKLADVLAGKLDG from the coding sequence GTGCAGCGGAAGGCGTACGTACCCGGCGCCGCCGTGCTCCTCGCGGCTTTGCTGGCGGGCTGCACCGGCGCTTCGGACGACGGGGGTTCGCCGACCGACTCCAAGGGCGGCGACACCGGCACGACGGCCGTCGCGGCTCAGCCGGGCAAGTACCGCACGCTGCCGGAGGCGTGCGGCGCGGTCGATCACGACACCCTGGACGCCCTGCTGCCGGGCATCGGGCAACTCCCCGACGCGGCGCAGCAGGAGCAGGCGTACGAGGGCGAGGCGGCCCTCACGTACGACACGGACCGGCGTGACGGCTGCAGTTGGAAGGTGGAGTCCGCCTCCGCCACCGACCATCTCTCCATCGCCTTCGAGCGGGTCGTGTCCTACGACAACACGGTGAGCGACGACAACAAGGCGGAGGAGCTGTACTCCACCCAGGAGACGGCGGCGGACCTTCCCGAGCCCGCGGCCACCGGCAGCGACGCCTCGTCGAGTCCGGGCGGCGACGCCGGCACGCCGAGCGGTGACGCCGGCAGCAGTGACAGTGGCGGCGGCAACGACAGCGGCGGGAGCGGCTCCGAGCCCACGCCGTCCGGCTCCGGTTCCCCCGCGGAGACGTCCGCCGCGCTCCAGCCCCGCGTGCTCGACGATCTGGCGGACCAGGCGTTCCTGAACGACAAGCTGAGCGCCGGCTCCTCGACCGCCCGGCAGCGCACGGTGACTGTGGTGTTCCGCACGTCGAACGTCATCGTGACGATCGAGTACGCGGAGCAGCCGACGGCTTCCGGGGGCGTCCCCGACAGCGAGGAAATGCAGGACAGGGCCCGGAAACTGGCCGACGTGCTCGCCGGAAAGCTCGACGGCTGA
- a CDS encoding DUF3558 family protein produces the protein MHRPVQRVGRAPRLTRILVSAAAIPVALVAAGCSSDSGSTDDAQKSASATPDAKKSASPTAEAVQPAAYGTLPQPCSVLSKKTLGELVPKAGKPGKKGASDDAAQRGNCNWSSLDNNGVKGSQFRWLNVALLRFDSDARGAGDKQAHAYFEKQVTAAQAVKGAKGAKSAPVAGTGDEATAVHYDLKKKEGAFKQQTIVARVENVVVTVDYNGAGLAGEKTPDSGDLLKAAEKAAKEAVAAVSAANKDGGSTGSSPSKGSSSKPSSGATSASPSKSADKSDAKGDSKGDAKAGSGSDSATASPSKSASKSAATKS, from the coding sequence ATGCACCGACCAGTACAGCGAGTAGGCCGAGCACCGCGACTCACCCGCATCCTTGTCAGCGCAGCAGCCATCCCGGTGGCGCTCGTCGCCGCGGGCTGTTCCTCGGACTCCGGCTCCACGGACGACGCCCAGAAGAGCGCGAGCGCGACACCGGACGCGAAGAAGTCCGCGAGCCCGACGGCCGAGGCCGTGCAGCCGGCCGCGTACGGGACGCTTCCGCAGCCGTGTTCGGTGCTGTCGAAGAAGACGCTGGGCGAACTGGTCCCGAAGGCGGGCAAGCCGGGCAAGAAGGGCGCATCGGACGATGCGGCCCAGCGCGGCAACTGCAACTGGAGCAGCCTCGACAACAACGGCGTGAAGGGCTCGCAGTTCCGCTGGCTGAACGTGGCACTGCTGCGCTTCGACTCGGACGCGCGCGGCGCGGGCGACAAGCAGGCGCACGCGTACTTCGAGAAGCAGGTCACGGCCGCGCAGGCCGTCAAGGGCGCGAAGGGTGCCAAGTCGGCTCCGGTCGCCGGCACGGGCGACGAGGCGACGGCCGTGCACTACGACCTGAAGAAGAAGGAAGGCGCCTTCAAGCAGCAGACGATCGTGGCGCGCGTGGAGAACGTGGTCGTCACGGTCGACTACAACGGCGCCGGTCTCGCGGGAGAGAAGACCCCGGACTCCGGTGATCTGCTGAAGGCGGCCGAGAAGGCCGCGAAGGAGGCCGTCGCGGCGGTGTCCGCGGCCAACAAGGACGGTGGCTCGACCGGTTCGTCCCCGTCGAAGGGCTCGTCCTCGAAGCCCTCCTCCGGCGCGACGTCGGCCTCGCCGTCCAAGAGCGCGGACAAGAGCGACGCGAAGGGCGACTCCAAGGGTGACGCGAAGGCGGGCTCCGGGAGCGACTCCGCGACCGCGTCCCCGTCGAAGTCCGCGTCCAAGTCCGCGGCGACGAAGAGCTGA
- a CDS encoding DUF2637 domain-containing protein, which yields MHKILIGVVVAGAVVIAGIGFAGSYAAVRELAIKKGFGNFSYVFPIGIDAGICVLLALDLLLTWIRIPFPLLRQTAWLLTIATIAFNGAAAWPDPLGVGMHAVIPILFVVSVEAARHAIGRIADITADKHMEGVRLTRWLLSPVPTFLLWRRMKLWELRSYEQVIKLEQDRLVYQARLHSRFGRAWRRKAPVESLMPLRLARYGVPLAQTAPSGLAAAGIEPVLLPPAPQLEVAREPEPAAPAVQSDAASVREQLPAGGANESPDRTDGPAEPQNPWLHSRSPQAVAYQGGYDPSYDPDDAAQQWYEEQQRAEQFQQADPSRQAEEFQQAEQFRQADQFRQYEEEQRRFEQQAFPQQQYAEQPDPVAAAAPAPEPSPEDTGTFPIPAGPGRTREMGAGGGSEPTEDDYYLVFKKSIDGSYPTSGQFRGNVEATYGTTLPQREAERMVNRFTNRHTAELQEDHIA from the coding sequence ATGCACAAGATACTCATCGGTGTGGTCGTCGCCGGTGCGGTCGTCATCGCCGGGATCGGCTTCGCGGGTTCGTACGCGGCGGTCCGTGAGCTGGCGATCAAGAAGGGGTTCGGGAACTTCTCGTACGTCTTCCCGATCGGTATCGACGCCGGGATCTGCGTCCTGCTCGCGCTGGACCTGCTGCTGACCTGGATCCGCATCCCGTTCCCCCTGCTGCGCCAGACCGCGTGGCTGCTGACGATCGCCACGATCGCCTTCAACGGCGCGGCGGCCTGGCCGGACCCGCTCGGTGTCGGCATGCACGCCGTCATCCCGATCCTGTTCGTGGTCTCGGTCGAGGCGGCCCGGCACGCGATCGGCCGGATCGCCGACATCACGGCCGACAAGCACATGGAGGGTGTCCGCCTCACCCGCTGGCTGCTCTCCCCCGTCCCGACCTTCCTCCTCTGGCGCCGGATGAAGCTGTGGGAGCTGCGCTCCTACGAGCAGGTCATCAAGCTGGAGCAGGACCGCCTCGTCTACCAGGCCCGCCTGCACTCCCGCTTCGGCCGCGCCTGGCGCCGCAAGGCCCCCGTGGAGTCCCTGATGCCGCTGCGCCTGGCGCGCTACGGCGTCCCCCTCGCCCAGACGGCCCCCTCGGGTCTCGCCGCGGCGGGCATCGAGCCGGTGCTGCTGCCGCCCGCGCCGCAGCTGGAGGTGGCGCGCGAGCCCGAGCCGGCGGCACCCGCCGTGCAGAGCGACGCCGCATCTGTCCGGGAGCAGCTTCCCGCCGGCGGGGCGAACGAGTCCCCCGACCGGACGGACGGCCCCGCCGAGCCGCAGAATCCGTGGCTGCACTCACGCAGCCCCCAGGCCGTCGCCTACCAGGGCGGCTACGACCCGTCGTACGACCCGGATGACGCGGCCCAGCAGTGGTACGAGGAGCAGCAGCGGGCCGAGCAGTTCCAGCAGGCCGACCCGTCCCGGCAGGCCGAGGAGTTCCAGCAGGCCGAGCAGTTCCGGCAGGCCGACCAGTTCCGCCAGTACGAGGAGGAGCAGCGGCGGTTCGAGCAGCAGGCGTTCCCCCAGCAGCAGTACGCGGAGCAGCCCGACCCCGTCGCCGCCGCCGCTCCCGCGCCGGAGCCGTCTCCGGAGGACACCGGCACGTTCCCGATCCCGGCCGGCCCGGGCCGTACCCGTGAGATGGGTGCGGGCGGCGGCTCGGAGCCGACCGAGGACGACTACTACCTGGTCTTCAAGAAGTCGATAGACGGCAGCTATCCGACGTCGGGCCAGTTCAGGGGCAATGTGGAGGCCACGTACGGCACCACGCTCCCGCAGCGCGAGGCGGAGCGGATGGTCAACCGCTTCACCAACCGCC